One segment of Pirellulales bacterium DNA contains the following:
- the accC gene encoding acetyl-CoA carboxylase biotin carboxylase subunit translates to MFKRILVANRGEIALRIIRACRELGIETVAIFSEADRGAHYLDLADEAYCVGPPKAADSYLKIDRVISAAEIGNVQALHPGYGFLSENAHFNEICRSCNIDFIGPTPEAMAKLGDKNTARKIARDAKVPVVPGSEGLVADEKEAVRLAHEIGFPVLIKATAGGGGRGMRVAANDLTLKSALQQAAAEAEAAFGNAGIYLERYVERPRHVEVQILADQHGNAVHLYERECSTQRRHQKLIEESPAAHLTVETRKAMCEAAVRLVKTAGYTNAGTVEFIVDQSGNFYFIEVNARIQVEHPVTEMVTGIDLIKSQIQVAAGEKLWFTQDDVPQRGAALECRINAEDPKRNFQPCPGKIERLIAPGGFGVRWDSHAFSGYTVSPYYDSMIGKLIVHQPTRVGAIETMQRALAELEVRGIKTTVPLHQEILAHTAFHECRMDTTFVERTFLG, encoded by the coding sequence ATGTTCAAACGCATTCTGGTGGCCAATCGGGGAGAAATAGCACTGCGGATAATCCGCGCCTGCCGCGAGTTGGGCATTGAAACCGTGGCCATTTTCAGCGAGGCCGATCGCGGGGCCCATTATCTGGATTTGGCGGACGAAGCATATTGCGTGGGGCCGCCGAAAGCTGCCGACAGTTATTTGAAAATCGACCGGGTCATCAGTGCGGCGGAAATTGGCAACGTGCAGGCGCTGCATCCGGGCTACGGCTTCCTGTCGGAAAACGCCCATTTCAACGAAATTTGCCGAAGCTGCAATATCGACTTTATCGGCCCCACGCCGGAAGCCATGGCCAAGCTAGGCGATAAGAACACGGCCCGCAAGATTGCGCGCGATGCCAAAGTACCGGTGGTGCCCGGCAGCGAGGGCTTGGTGGCGGATGAGAAAGAAGCGGTGCGACTGGCGCATGAAATTGGTTTTCCGGTGCTGATTAAAGCCACGGCCGGTGGGGGCGGGCGGGGCATGCGGGTGGCGGCCAACGACCTGACATTGAAAAGCGCATTGCAGCAAGCGGCGGCAGAAGCGGAAGCGGCGTTCGGGAATGCGGGAATTTATTTGGAGCGTTACGTGGAGCGGCCCCGGCACGTGGAGGTGCAAATTCTGGCCGATCAGCATGGAAACGCCGTGCATTTGTATGAGCGGGAATGTTCCACGCAGCGGCGTCACCAAAAGCTGATCGAGGAAAGTCCCGCGGCGCATCTTACGGTGGAAACGCGCAAGGCGATGTGCGAGGCGGCCGTGCGATTGGTAAAGACGGCCGGATACACCAACGCCGGGACGGTGGAGTTTATCGTTGACCAAAGCGGCAATTTTTATTTCATCGAAGTGAATGCCCGAATTCAGGTGGAACACCCGGTGACGGAGATGGTGACGGGGATCGATTTGATTAAATCGCAAATTCAGGTCGCTGCGGGCGAGAAGCTATGGTTTACGCAGGACGATGTACCGCAGCGCGGGGCGGCGCTGGAATGCCGCATTAACGCGGAAGATCCGAAGCGGAACTTTCAGCCTTGCCCGGGGAAAATAGAGCGGTTGATTGCGCCGGGCGGGTTTGGGGTGCGGTGGGATTCGCATGCTTTTTCCGGTTACACGGTTTCGCCGTATTACGATTCGATGATCGGCAAATTGATTGTTCACCAGCCGACGCGGGTGGGGGCCATCGAGACGATGCAGCGGGCGCTGGCGGAACTGGAAGTGCGGGGCATTAAAACCACGGTGCCGTTGCATCAGGAAATTCTGGCCCATACGGCGTTTCACGAATGTCGAATGGATACGACGTTTGTGGAGCGGACGTTCTTGGGGTGA
- the accB gene encoding acetyl-CoA carboxylase biotin carboxyl carrier protein yields the protein MADSESGAGDIFDVKKVRRLIELMKEHDLAEIDLRQGEQRVRLRRGAEPFISSGASPSSGVAMPAMTHSAPAGGQTPAAATESADLAVIKSPMVGTFYAASSPETPPFVKVGAHVGPDTIVCIIEAMKVFNEIPAEISGQVAAVLVENGAPVEYGQPLFKIDTRK from the coding sequence ATGGCGGATTCCGAATCAGGCGCTGGCGATATCTTCGACGTAAAGAAAGTTCGTCGGCTGATTGAATTGATGAAGGAGCACGACTTGGCCGAGATTGACCTGCGGCAGGGGGAGCAGCGCGTGCGGCTGCGACGAGGAGCCGAACCGTTTATCAGCAGCGGGGCGTCGCCGTCTAGCGGAGTTGCGATGCCGGCGATGACCCATTCTGCGCCGGCCGGCGGACAGACGCCTGCCGCGGCCACAGAGAGCGCCGATTTGGCCGTCATCAAAAGCCCGATGGTGGGGACGTTTTACGCGGCCAGCAGCCCGGAAACGCCGCCGTTTGTGAAAGTGGGGGCCCACGTGGGACCGGACACGATTGTGTGCATTATCGAGGCGATGAAAGTGTTCAACGAAATCCCGGCGGAAATATCGGGCCAGGTAGCGGCGGTGCTGGTGGAAAACGGAGCGCCGGTGGAATACGGGCAACCGCTGTTCAAAATTGATACGAGGAAATAA
- a CDS encoding Xaa-Pro peptidase family protein gives MEYFSARRDRLRKLLQKAEVDTLLVTSYPNVTYLTGFTGDDSYLLVTRTGEVLLSDPRYTTQLGEECPGLNLHIRPPGESMLDGCIRLLKQAKVSRLGVEGDSMSVGYYERLAEKAEKVELATTTGLVEHLRMIKDKEEIAEIRQAVAIAEKAFAVVRAALRAEQTEKEIADALENQMRLFGGRGASFTPIVATGDRAALPHYRPGLRHVGEAAFVLIDWGALGRLYMSDLTRTLVTGKIPPKLQRIYEVVLKAQLAAIEAIRPGRRCEEIDRAARNVIEKAGYGKQFGHGLGHGLGLEIHEAPRFAKKSSVKLEPGMVMTVEPGIYLPGFGGVRIEDDVLVTRGGCEVLTSVPKQWEESIVSVN, from the coding sequence ATGGAATATTTTTCCGCCCGGCGCGACCGGCTTCGCAAGCTGCTGCAGAAAGCGGAAGTCGACACGCTGTTGGTTACAAGTTATCCGAACGTCACGTATCTCACCGGTTTCACCGGCGACGACAGTTATTTGCTGGTGACGCGCACCGGCGAAGTGTTGCTGAGCGATCCGCGCTATACCACGCAGCTTGGGGAAGAATGCCCGGGACTGAACTTGCACATTCGACCACCGGGCGAATCAATGCTGGACGGCTGCATCAGGCTGTTGAAGCAGGCCAAGGTTTCGCGGTTGGGAGTGGAAGGGGATTCGATGTCCGTCGGGTATTACGAGCGATTGGCGGAGAAGGCGGAGAAGGTGGAGCTGGCCACGACGACGGGGCTGGTAGAACACCTGCGGATGATTAAGGATAAAGAGGAAATTGCCGAAATCCGCCAGGCGGTGGCAATTGCGGAAAAAGCGTTTGCGGTGGTGCGGGCCGCGTTGCGAGCGGAGCAAACCGAAAAAGAAATTGCCGACGCATTGGAAAACCAAATGCGGCTGTTTGGCGGGCGCGGGGCGAGTTTCACGCCGATTGTGGCAACGGGAGATCGGGCAGCTTTGCCACACTACCGGCCGGGTTTACGGCATGTGGGGGAGGCCGCATTCGTACTGATCGATTGGGGGGCGCTGGGGCGGCTGTACATGAGCGACTTGACCCGAACTTTGGTGACCGGTAAAATCCCGCCCAAACTCCAACGCATTTATGAAGTTGTGTTGAAAGCGCAACTGGCGGCCATCGAAGCGATTCGGCCCGGGCGGAGGTGCGAGGAAATCGACAGGGCGGCTCGTAATGTGATTGAAAAAGCAGGTTATGGGAAGCAGTTTGGGCACGGCCTGGGACACGGCCTGGGGCTGGAAATCCACGAGGCGCCGCGGTTTGCCAAAAAGAGCTCCGTGAAATTGGAGCCGGGCATGGTGATGACCGTCGAGCCGGGCATTTACCTGCCGGGTTTTGGCGGCGTGCGAATTGAGGACGACGTGCTGGTCACCCGGGGCGGTTGCGAGGTGTTGACATCGGTTCCCAAGCAATGGGAGGAATCGATTGTGTCGGTGAATTGA
- a CDS encoding class I SAM-dependent methyltransferase, whose product MQKWLVGRLLGNRSTRRFLEKQLIAAHPILSNPQMRIAPPGHFYSPLPDITALADGQPLASTVWDGVNLNADGQRQLLGELAEKASAFDWPEEQTPTRRFWLKNGYYEHCDSVTLFSFIRRFCPRRIMEVGSGFTSALMLDTNDLYCDSSMQLTFIEPYPKRLNQLLTPRDAERARIIVSGVQRVPVEEFDQLEAGDFLFIDSSHVSKYGSDVNHLLFNVLPRLRPGVMIHMHDIFFPFEYPLQWLKDGRAWNELYLLRAFLQYNNAFEILFSNSFVTARYPEDVKRLIPLMDASRGAAMWLKKL is encoded by the coding sequence GTGCAGAAGTGGCTTGTCGGGCGGCTGTTGGGAAACCGATCGACGCGCCGATTTTTGGAAAAGCAGTTGATTGCCGCGCACCCGATTTTGAGTAATCCGCAAATGCGGATTGCCCCGCCGGGGCACTTTTATTCTCCGCTTCCGGACATCACGGCCCTCGCGGACGGGCAGCCACTGGCTTCGACGGTGTGGGACGGGGTGAATCTGAATGCCGACGGTCAACGGCAATTGCTAGGGGAGCTGGCAGAGAAGGCTAGTGCGTTCGACTGGCCAGAGGAGCAGACCCCGACTCGGCGATTTTGGCTGAAAAATGGTTATTACGAACATTGCGACAGCGTGACGCTGTTTTCGTTCATTCGCCGCTTTTGCCCGCGACGGATTATGGAAGTGGGTTCCGGATTCACGTCGGCGTTGATGCTGGACACCAACGATTTATATTGCGATTCGAGCATGCAATTGACGTTCATCGAGCCCTACCCAAAACGACTGAACCAACTGCTGACGCCGCGAGACGCTGAACGTGCGCGAATTATAGTCTCTGGCGTTCAACGGGTGCCCGTGGAAGAGTTTGATCAACTGGAGGCGGGAGACTTTTTGTTCATCGATTCATCGCACGTCTCGAAATATGGCAGCGACGTGAACCACTTGCTGTTTAACGTGCTGCCGCGGCTGCGGCCGGGCGTGATGATTCATATGCATGATATTTTTTTCCCCTTCGAGTATCCCCTGCAATGGCTGAAGGACGGACGGGCTTGGAACGAGTTATATTTGCTCCGGGCATTTCTGCAGTACAACAACGCGTTTGAGATTTTATTTTCCAACAGTTTTGTGACTGCTCGGTATCCTGAGGATGTGAAGCGGCTGATCCCGCTGATGGACGCCTCCCGCGGCGCGGCGATGTGGCTGAAGAAGCTTTAA
- the larB gene encoding nickel pincer cofactor biosynthesis protein LarB, which yields MNKQSKNDMDSAHVQHLAQQLLRGELSLDNFLRSLVQPKTADLGDVQLDLDRPRRCGFPEVIFGEGKTRDTLQRLIRRMLDEHIDVLATRIAPDIAAELIQKFPTARYNEVARTLRVPLPKSVADSKSDNSKQQPKTFVAIVTAGTTDIPVAEEARETLSWMGVESVLIHDVGVAGPHRFPEKLPMLHGAAAAIVVAGMEGALPSVVGGYVPCPVIAVPTSVGYGASCGGLAALLSMLNSCAANVTVVNVDAGFKAGYVAGLIAHGAAARTA from the coding sequence ATGAACAAGCAAAGTAAGAATGATATGGATTCCGCCCACGTCCAACACCTCGCCCAGCAACTCCTCCGCGGCGAATTATCGCTCGATAACTTTCTGCGTAGCCTGGTCCAGCCCAAAACCGCAGATTTGGGCGATGTGCAACTCGATCTCGATCGCCCCCGCCGTTGCGGCTTTCCCGAAGTCATCTTCGGCGAAGGCAAAACACGCGACACGCTCCAGCGGCTAATTCGTCGAATGTTGGACGAGCACATCGACGTGCTGGCCACCCGCATTGCGCCCGACATCGCCGCGGAACTCATCCAAAAATTTCCAACGGCACGGTACAACGAAGTCGCCCGCACGCTCAGAGTGCCGCTGCCAAAATCCGTTGCCGATTCAAAATCAGATAATTCAAAACAGCAGCCAAAAACCTTTGTCGCCATTGTCACCGCCGGCACCACCGACATTCCCGTGGCCGAAGAAGCGCGCGAAACGCTCTCTTGGATGGGCGTGGAATCCGTCCTCATTCACGACGTCGGCGTGGCCGGCCCGCATCGCTTCCCGGAAAAGTTGCCTATGCTCCACGGCGCGGCCGCCGCCATTGTCGTCGCCGGTATGGAAGGCGCACTTCCCAGCGTTGTGGGCGGATACGTGCCCTGCCCGGTCATTGCCGTTCCCACCAGCGTCGGCTACGGCGCCAGTTGCGGCGGATTAGCCGCACTGTTGAGTATGCTCAACAGTTGCGCCGCCAACGTCACCGTCGTGAATGTCGACGCCGGCTTCAAAGCGGGCTACGTGGCCGGCCTCATCGCCCATGGCGCGGCGGCAAGAACGGCATAA